A single Petrotoga sp. 9PW.55.5.1 DNA region contains:
- a CDS encoding ABC transporter permease, giving the protein MIKIKRIIKTREFIILCTILLLTFFISLYSKSFLRLENIKNIFMQVSSVAISAIGMTFIIITGGIDVSAGSIFGLSALTMAKLATSGINPIVSLILGALVGTLLGLLNGILISKIHISPIIVTLGTMSLWRTMIFFISGGRWILGIPSEALFFGTGTIGDFPFPIFLMIIFVIFFSYFSVKRPFARYIYAYGNNPEFLRISGINTSNVLLFTYTLAGFMYAISAFIVVGRTGIVQANIGTGYELQVIAAVVLGGTSITGGKGTIIGSFLGATMIAVISNGLIMLNVPALLENLILGILILVSVIADILSNRGETK; this is encoded by the coding sequence ATGATAAAAATAAAAAGAATTATAAAAACTCGAGAATTTATTATTTTATGTACTATATTATTACTAACTTTTTTTATCAGCTTATATTCAAAATCTTTTCTTCGACTAGAGAATATAAAAAATATTTTTATGCAAGTTTCTAGTGTTGCAATTAGTGCTATAGGTATGACTTTTATTATTATTACTGGTGGAATTGATGTTTCGGCGGGTTCAATTTTTGGTTTAAGTGCCTTAACAATGGCAAAATTAGCAACTTCTGGGATTAACCCAATTGTATCTTTAATTTTAGGAGCTCTTGTTGGTACTTTATTGGGTTTACTTAATGGTATTTTAATTAGCAAAATACATATTTCTCCTATAATTGTAACTTTAGGAACTATGAGTTTATGGAGAACTATGATTTTTTTTATTTCTGGAGGAAGATGGATTCTAGGAATACCTTCTGAGGCTTTATTTTTTGGAACAGGTACTATAGGGGATTTTCCCTTTCCAATATTTTTAATGATTATATTTGTAATATTTTTCTCATATTTTAGCGTCAAAAGACCTTTCGCCAGGTATATTTATGCTTATGGAAATAACCCGGAATTTCTAAGAATATCTGGTATAAATACTAGCAATGTTCTATTGTTTACATATACTTTGGCAGGCTTTATGTATGCAATCTCAGCATTTATAGTTGTTGGTAGGACGGGTATAGTTCAAGCAAATATAGGAACTGGTTATGAACTGCAGGTAATAGCTGCTGTAGTTTTGGGGGGGACAAGTATAACCGGAGGTAAAGGAACAATAATTGGTAGTTTTTTAGGAGCTACTATGATAGCCGTAATTAGCAATGGTTTAATTATGTTGAATGTACCTGCATTATTAGAAAATTTGATCTTAGGAATATTGATATTAGTTTCTGTTATTGCGGATATTTTAAGTAATAGAGGTGAAACCAAATGA
- a CDS encoding dihydroxyacetone kinase subunit DhaK — protein MKKIINNPDNVVNDQVEGFIKCHQEIIEKTTNPRVLKYNKSPVSGKVGIVTGGGSGHLPAFIGYIGENMVDAVAIGEIFSSPTPQAFLDAIIASESGKGVACLFGNYAGDKMNVKLAIKMARAKGIEVRTVVANDDVSSAPKEKKERRRGGGGEILMWKIAGAKSSEGGILDEVIDVAQKTVDNMRSIGVGLFPCTIPAFGKPNFEIEEGKMEIGIGHHGEKGLEIMDLKPSKVIANIMLDKILPDLPFIEGNEVVVMLSGLGATPVEELYILYSNIYNELKDKKIVVYKSYVGNFYTSLDMGGAFLTLLKLDEELKRLVDVNAYSVGLKQF, from the coding sequence ATGAAAAAAATCATTAATAATCCTGACAATGTAGTTAACGATCAAGTTGAAGGGTTTATAAAATGTCATCAAGAAATAATTGAGAAAACTACAAATCCAAGGGTATTAAAATATAACAAATCTCCAGTTTCAGGGAAGGTAGGCATTGTAACAGGGGGAGGTTCTGGTCATTTACCAGCGTTTATTGGGTATATAGGAGAAAATATGGTGGATGCTGTTGCCATAGGAGAGATTTTTTCTTCTCCTACTCCTCAAGCTTTTCTTGACGCGATAATTGCTTCAGAATCCGGCAAAGGAGTAGCATGTTTATTTGGTAATTACGCAGGAGATAAAATGAATGTAAAACTTGCAATTAAAATGGCTAGGGCAAAAGGAATAGAAGTAAGAACTGTCGTAGCAAATGATGATGTTTCTTCTGCTCCAAAAGAGAAAAAAGAAAGGCGAAGAGGTGGAGGTGGAGAAATATTAATGTGGAAAATAGCTGGGGCAAAGTCTTCAGAGGGGGGAATATTGGATGAAGTAATAGATGTGGCACAAAAAACAGTTGATAATATGAGAAGTATTGGTGTAGGGTTATTTCCCTGTACAATTCCTGCATTCGGAAAACCCAATTTTGAGATAGAAGAAGGAAAGATGGAAATAGGAATAGGGCATCATGGGGAAAAAGGATTAGAAATAATGGATTTAAAGCCTTCTAAAGTTATTGCAAATATTATGTTAGATAAAATACTCCCTGATTTACCTTTTATTGAAGGAAATGAGGTAGTAGTTATGCTTTCAGGTTTAGGTGCCACACCTGTTGAAGAGTTATATATTTTATATAGCAATATATATAATGAATTAAAGGACAAAAAAATAGTTGTTTATAAATCTTATGTTGGGAATTTTTACACTTCGCTTGATATGGGAGGAGCTTTCTTAACGTTGCTTAAATTGGATGAAGAATTGAAAAGATTAGTCGATGTGAATGCATATAGTGTGGGGCTAAAACAATTTTAA
- the aldA gene encoding aldehyde dehydrogenase, protein MRRYKLFIDGEFLESSSGEMIQVINPANEEVISEVPQATVDETRKAIDAAHRSQKRWEKLPAVERGKYLRKIAEGIRKNAKLLTETLMEEQGKVRSLAETEINFTADYIDYMAEWARRIEGEIIPSDKPNENIYLYRAPIGVVAGILPWNFPFFLIARKMAPALITGNTVVIKPSSDTPNNAFEFAKIVAETDLPKGVFNLITGRGSVVGEELASNPKVRMVSFTGSVEAGSRIMQLAAKNITKVSLELGGKAPAIVMDDANIDDAVKYIKQSRVINTGQVCNCAERVYVHEKVADEFVEKMTKAMQDTKYGEPLKSNDIEMGPLINKNALESVKGFVERAIKEGAKLLTGGEDDKFENGYYYKATMLANCTQDMEIIQKEIFGPVLPIVTFKDLDQAIEYANDCEYGLTSSIYTQNLDVMMRAANEIKFGETYVNRENFEAMQGFHAGWRKSGIGGDDGKHGVEEFLNTHVLYIQYDTNKK, encoded by the coding sequence ATGAGAAGATACAAACTTTTTATTGATGGTGAATTTTTAGAATCATCTTCAGGGGAAATGATTCAGGTTATAAACCCTGCAAATGAGGAAGTGATTTCCGAAGTCCCCCAAGCAACTGTGGATGAAACAAGAAAGGCCATCGACGCTGCACATCGGTCTCAAAAAAGATGGGAAAAATTGCCTGCTGTTGAGAGGGGAAAATATCTAAGAAAGATAGCAGAAGGTATTAGAAAAAATGCAAAATTATTAACCGAGACTCTAATGGAAGAGCAAGGCAAGGTTAGAAGTTTAGCTGAAACCGAAATAAACTTTACAGCAGATTATATTGATTATATGGCGGAGTGGGCAAGAAGAATAGAGGGAGAGATTATCCCTAGTGATAAACCCAACGAAAATATTTATTTATACAGAGCACCGATAGGAGTAGTAGCTGGAATACTACCATGGAATTTTCCTTTCTTTCTTATAGCTAGAAAAATGGCTCCAGCTTTGATAACAGGAAATACCGTTGTCATTAAACCTAGCTCTGATACTCCAAACAATGCTTTTGAATTTGCCAAAATAGTTGCTGAAACTGACTTACCAAAAGGTGTATTCAACTTAATTACAGGAAGAGGATCGGTTGTTGGTGAAGAGTTGGCATCCAATCCCAAAGTTAGAATGGTTAGTTTCACTGGAAGCGTTGAAGCTGGCTCAAGAATAATGCAATTAGCTGCAAAAAATATAACGAAGGTTTCTTTAGAGTTGGGAGGAAAGGCTCCGGCTATAGTCATGGATGATGCTAACATAGACGATGCAGTTAAGTATATAAAACAATCAAGAGTTATAAATACGGGACAAGTATGTAACTGTGCAGAAAGAGTTTATGTACATGAAAAAGTTGCGGATGAATTTGTAGAAAAAATGACCAAAGCAATGCAAGATACCAAATACGGAGAACCCTTGAAATCAAATGACATAGAAATGGGTCCTTTGATAAACAAAAATGCCCTTGAATCTGTTAAAGGTTTTGTTGAAAGAGCGATAAAAGAGGGGGCTAAACTGTTAACTGGTGGAGAAGATGACAAATTTGAAAATGGATATTATTATAAAGCAACGATGTTGGCTAATTGTACTCAAGATATGGAAATTATTCAAAAAGAAATTTTTGGTCCCGTTCTTCCAATTGTTACTTTCAAAGACCTTGATCAAGCAATTGAATATGCAAATGATTGTGAATATGGTTTGACATCTTCTATTTATACTCAGAATCTTGATGTTATGATGAGAGCAGCTAATGAAATAAAGTTTGGTGAAACCTACGTGAATAGGGAGAATTTCGAAGCCATGCAAGGATTTCATGCAGGCTGGAGAAAATCTGGAATAGGTGGAGACGATGGTAAACATGGTGTGGAAGAATTTTTAAATACACATGTACTATACATACAATACGACACTAACAAAAAATAA
- a CDS encoding electron transfer flavoprotein subunit alpha/FixB family protein, which translates to MKKEYKGVWTIAEVKEGKINSVSYELLAWGKDLAEKLNVELSSVVLSDKVEEIESLIHYGADKIYYIEHKKLAHFYPDIHTNILKNMVEELKPEIILASATTMGRTIMPALAAKLNTGLTADCTNFEIDEKTRSLIQIRPAIGGNVMAKIKTVTKPQMATVRPKSKQPLEKDENRNGEIIKKEYENEIYESKYKWINFEKDRSSEQPIQQSDVIIAGGKGIKKPENFKQLQRIAEKLNGAVGATRAVVDMGWIDYSHQIGLSGKTVSPKLYIAVGISGAVQHIAGMSSSKHIISINKDPEAPIFKISDLGIVADATDILPLLEKEIKSGDKNE; encoded by the coding sequence ATGAAAAAGGAATACAAAGGGGTATGGACGATAGCAGAAGTAAAAGAAGGAAAAATCAACAGTGTATCGTATGAATTACTGGCATGGGGAAAAGACTTAGCAGAAAAACTCAACGTAGAACTATCAAGTGTAGTATTATCAGACAAAGTTGAAGAGATTGAATCACTCATACACTACGGGGCAGACAAAATTTACTATATTGAACACAAAAAATTGGCCCATTTTTATCCCGACATACACACAAACATATTAAAAAATATGGTAGAAGAATTAAAACCTGAAATAATACTAGCATCAGCCACCACCATGGGAAGAACGATTATGCCAGCTTTAGCAGCAAAGTTAAACACAGGTCTAACAGCAGATTGTACAAACTTTGAAATAGATGAAAAAACAAGATCGTTAATACAAATAAGGCCTGCAATTGGTGGAAATGTCATGGCTAAAATAAAAACGGTCACAAAACCCCAAATGGCAACAGTAAGGCCAAAATCGAAACAACCGTTAGAAAAAGATGAAAATCGGAATGGAGAAATAATAAAAAAGGAATATGAAAATGAAATATACGAATCAAAATACAAATGGATAAACTTTGAAAAAGACCGAAGTAGTGAGCAACCAATTCAACAATCTGATGTGATAATAGCGGGAGGAAAAGGGATAAAAAAACCAGAAAACTTCAAACAACTGCAAAGAATAGCTGAAAAATTAAACGGAGCGGTAGGAGCAACAAGAGCTGTTGTAGATATGGGATGGATAGATTATTCTCATCAAATAGGGTTATCTGGTAAAACTGTAAGTCCAAAATTATACATAGCTGTAGGAATATCGGGTGCGGTACAACACATAGCAGGAATGTCAAGCTCAAAACACATAATCTCAATCAACAAAGATCCTGAAGCACCTATATTCAAAATATCAGACCTAGGAATAGTAGCCGATGCAACAGACATTCTTCCTCTTTTAGAAAAAGAAATAAAATCGGGTGATAAAAATGAATGA
- a CDS encoding ABC transporter permease, giving the protein MKNNIGVIVRDRNFILLMIFMGIFIYFTFTTSDFFSYYNIVNLTKYGVEIGLLALAETLIIISGKGGIDLSIGSILSLSAMTIGVLSGNIGLNIWIAAIIGVGVATLAGLFNGIAVSLIRIPPLLVTLSTMYIYDSLALLISMDKYGNAMPVSNFPESYFFIGQYEILNIPIQIFIIFIPIVIILHLLLSKTIYGKHLYAIGLNDKVARFSGLPNNKVRILAYTIGGFLAGIAALTMTSRIGSARPDLGANLNLRAITIAVLGGTSITGGQGTIIGTVIAIVLITFLNNGLQLSGVNPIWQDGILGIILIASAIINFIVYRTNSSRS; this is encoded by the coding sequence ATGAAAAATAATATAGGAGTTATAGTTAGAGATAGAAATTTTATTTTATTGATGATTTTTATGGGAATATTTATTTATTTTACTTTTACCACAAGTGATTTTTTCAGTTATTATAATATTGTTAATTTAACAAAATATGGTGTAGAAATAGGATTACTTGCTTTAGCTGAAACTTTAATAATAATATCAGGAAAAGGTGGAATTGATTTATCAATAGGTTCCATTTTAAGTCTAAGTGCGATGACAATTGGGGTTTTATCCGGAAATATTGGTTTAAATATATGGATAGCTGCAATTATTGGTGTGGGCGTGGCAACATTGGCAGGGTTATTTAATGGAATAGCGGTATCTTTAATAAGAATCCCCCCTTTATTAGTAACTTTATCAACAATGTATATATATGATTCTTTAGCATTACTTATATCTATGGATAAATATGGGAATGCTATGCCCGTTTCTAATTTTCCAGAAAGTTATTTTTTCATTGGACAATATGAAATATTAAATATACCAATTCAAATATTTATTATTTTTATTCCTATAGTAATAATTCTTCATCTTCTTTTGTCAAAAACGATTTATGGAAAACATTTGTATGCAATTGGGTTAAATGATAAAGTTGCAAGATTTTCTGGGCTCCCTAATAATAAAGTGAGAATATTAGCATACACTATAGGGGGGTTTTTAGCCGGTATAGCTGCATTAACAATGACTTCTAGAATAGGAAGTGCTCGTCCAGATTTAGGTGCTAACCTAAATTTAAGAGCGATAACTATTGCTGTACTCGGAGGTACTAGTATAACTGGTGGCCAAGGTACAATAATAGGAACCGTTATTGCAATAGTACTAATAACTTTTTTAAATAACGGATTGCAACTCTCCGGAGTAAATCCGATATGGCAAGATGGAATATTAGGTATAATCCTTATTGCAAGTGCAATTATTAATTTTATTGTTTATAGAACAAATAGTTCAAGAAGTTAA
- the larA gene encoding nickel-dependent lactate racemase — translation MKVIIPYGKSEKEVILDDRLNIRVLRKSKIEGLKNVKDVIKKSLVSPIGTPSLYSIAKGKKNCCIVISDTTRPVPNYLLLPPIINTLKLAGMKEESITILIANGSHNPVPEDLFEELVGEEVLKYKVNIINHDAYDENHLKNIGKVSLDCPVIINKKYLESDLKICTGLIEPHFMAGYSGGRKSICPGIVGIETLKVFHGVKAMGDPNSKSCQLENNPVDKIAKEVALMTGCDFILNVSLNEEKEITGVFSGDIFKAHQLGCKQVVNGSIVEIEEPVDIVITSNTGYPLDQNFYQTVKGLVEASQILKPSGVIIMVSECKAGVGKEEFKELLLELKKVGINQFLKNHSSSGTFQSDQWEVQKLIEVLKKTNNILLFSSLEEEDYKYTFANNIKTLEEGLERALKLKRDNAKIAVIPEGPYVVGMIKNQKGDTSNGNMRTN, via the coding sequence ATGAAAGTTATAATTCCATATGGAAAAAGTGAAAAAGAGGTAATTTTAGACGATAGGTTAAACATTAGAGTATTGAGGAAATCTAAAATAGAGGGGTTAAAGAATGTAAAGGATGTTATTAAAAAATCATTGGTTTCCCCTATCGGTACTCCTTCTCTTTACTCAATAGCGAAAGGGAAGAAGAATTGTTGTATAGTAATTTCTGATACTACAAGGCCTGTTCCTAATTATCTTCTTTTGCCCCCTATAATTAATACATTGAAATTAGCTGGAATGAAAGAAGAAAGTATAACCATCTTAATTGCTAACGGTTCCCATAACCCCGTTCCCGAAGATTTATTTGAAGAATTAGTAGGGGAAGAAGTACTTAAGTACAAGGTAAATATAATAAATCATGATGCATACGATGAAAATCATTTAAAAAATATCGGCAAAGTTTCTTTGGATTGCCCTGTAATAATAAATAAAAAATATTTAGAATCTGACTTAAAAATATGTACAGGTTTAATAGAACCTCATTTTATGGCAGGATATTCTGGAGGAAGAAAGTCAATATGTCCAGGAATAGTTGGCATTGAGACTTTAAAAGTTTTTCATGGGGTAAAAGCTATGGGAGATCCCAATTCAAAAAGTTGTCAGTTGGAAAATAATCCTGTCGACAAGATTGCTAAAGAAGTTGCGTTAATGACAGGTTGTGATTTTATTTTGAATGTTTCTTTAAATGAAGAAAAAGAAATAACAGGGGTTTTCTCAGGGGACATTTTCAAGGCACATCAATTAGGGTGTAAACAGGTGGTTAATGGTTCCATTGTAGAGATCGAGGAACCAGTTGATATTGTAATTACATCAAACACAGGGTACCCACTTGACCAAAACTTTTATCAAACCGTAAAAGGCTTAGTAGAAGCATCACAAATATTGAAACCTTCTGGCGTAATTATAATGGTTTCAGAGTGTAAAGCAGGTGTTGGTAAAGAAGAATTCAAAGAATTACTTTTGGAATTGAAAAAAGTAGGAATTAATCAATTTTTGAAGAATCACAGTTCTTCAGGAACGTTCCAAAGTGATCAATGGGAAGTGCAGAAATTAATCGAGGTGTTGAAAAAAACGAATAATATATTGTTATTTTCTTCTCTGGAGGAAGAAGATTATAAATATACTTTTGCAAACAATATTAAAACATTGGAAGAAGGTTTAGAAAGAGCTTTAAAACTGAAAAGAGATAATGCTAAGATAGCTGTAATTCCTGAAGGGCCATATGTTGTTGGAATGATAAAAAATCAAAAAGGAGATACATCAAATGGAAATATGCGTACTAATTAA
- a CDS encoding electron transfer flavoprotein subunit beta/FixA family protein — MEICVLIKQVPSTDQVKIDEKTGTMIRSDLESELNPLDMYAVEEAVRIKEKNSGTKITAISMGPASAEYTIKEAISMGCDEGVLLTDRKFAGADTLATAYTITQFLKTKKFDIIFAGERATDGETGQVGPSVGAQLEIPILTYVNKITKITNENITVQRAIEGGNEVIQTTLPALITVVKEINEPRLPNLENKLRAKKSKIKILTNEELKIKEDKIGLKGSPTRVVKVFYPKISRQGEKIVVKTSQEGVEKILMYLREKGVVS, encoded by the coding sequence ATGGAAATATGCGTACTAATTAAACAAGTTCCATCTACAGACCAAGTTAAAATAGATGAAAAGACAGGTACAATGATAAGAAGTGATTTGGAATCAGAACTCAATCCTTTAGACATGTATGCGGTAGAAGAAGCTGTAAGGATAAAAGAAAAGAATTCAGGGACAAAAATAACAGCGATATCCATGGGACCTGCTTCTGCAGAATACACTATAAAAGAAGCGATATCTATGGGATGTGATGAAGGTGTGCTGTTAACGGACAGAAAGTTTGCTGGTGCTGACACACTAGCAACAGCATACACGATAACTCAATTTCTAAAAACAAAAAAATTTGACATTATATTTGCAGGAGAAAGGGCAACGGACGGAGAAACAGGGCAGGTAGGACCGTCGGTTGGAGCACAGTTAGAGATACCGATACTAACGTACGTAAATAAAATTACAAAAATAACAAACGAAAATATAACCGTTCAAAGAGCTATAGAAGGTGGAAATGAAGTTATACAGACAACACTTCCAGCGTTGATAACCGTGGTAAAAGAGATAAACGAACCAAGATTACCTAATTTGGAAAACAAATTAAGGGCCAAAAAAAGCAAGATAAAGATATTAACCAACGAAGAATTAAAAATAAAAGAAGACAAAATAGGATTAAAAGGATCACCAACAAGGGTTGTAAAAGTATTTTATCCAAAAATATCAAGACAAGGTGAAAAAATAGTTGTAAAAACTTCACAAGAAGGGGTAGAAAAAATACTAATGTATTTAAGAGAAAAAGGCGTGGTATCATGA
- a CDS encoding autoinducer 2 ABC transporter substrate-binding protein, producing the protein MKKVTFIFLFVILVSMGLAQYDIVFIPKLVGIPYFNAMEKGGEQAAKDLGVNFIYSGSTTDSVAEQIQMVDNFITRGVDAIAVAPNDPAAISPVLKKSMTNGILTMTSDTDANQDARDLFINQARPKEIGYQVMDTVAKILEGEGKFAIVSGGPTAWNLNTWISYLQERLAEYPNIELVTIRYAGEDVQRAMDVGLSIMQAFPDVEVLVGMNSTSGPGLAQAIKVAGKTGEVYATGITTPSMFREYMKEGIVPEFILWDPVELGYLTVWAAKYLLDGNTLPENQPINVPGISTKPIYYPDTKELVLGPPLVFTPENIDNYDF; encoded by the coding sequence ATGAAAAAAGTTACTTTTATATTTCTTTTTGTCATTTTAGTTTCCATGGGATTAGCTCAATATGATATCGTTTTTATTCCAAAACTTGTGGGAATTCCATATTTTAATGCCATGGAGAAAGGTGGAGAACAGGCTGCAAAAGATTTAGGAGTTAATTTTATCTATAGCGGATCAACAACGGATAGCGTTGCTGAACAAATACAGATGGTTGACAATTTTATAACAAGAGGAGTTGATGCTATAGCTGTAGCTCCTAATGATCCTGCTGCAATATCTCCTGTTTTGAAAAAATCAATGACAAATGGAATTCTAACAATGACAAGTGATACTGATGCGAATCAGGACGCAAGGGACTTGTTTATAAATCAGGCTAGACCAAAAGAAATTGGTTATCAAGTGATGGATACAGTCGCAAAAATTTTAGAAGGTGAGGGAAAATTTGCAATAGTTTCTGGAGGTCCAACAGCTTGGAATTTAAATACATGGATTTCATATTTACAAGAAAGATTAGCCGAATATCCAAATATAGAATTAGTAACTATTAGATACGCTGGTGAAGATGTACAAAGGGCTATGGATGTTGGGTTAAGTATAATGCAAGCTTTTCCTGATGTTGAAGTTTTGGTAGGTATGAATTCAACTTCTGGCCCAGGATTGGCTCAAGCAATAAAGGTTGCTGGAAAGACAGGAGAAGTCTATGCAACTGGTATCACAACTCCAAGTATGTTCAGAGAATATATGAAAGAAGGTATAGTTCCTGAATTTATATTATGGGATCCTGTTGAATTAGGCTATTTAACTGTGTGGGCAGCAAAATATTTATTGGATGGAAATACTTTACCTGAAAATCAACCTATTAACGTACCAGGTATTTCTACTAAACCGATTTATTATCCTGATACAAAAGAATTGGTATTGGGACCTCCATTGGTTTTTACTCCAGAAAATATAGATAATTATGATTTCTAG
- the dhaL gene encoding dihydroxyacetone kinase subunit DhaL, with amino-acid sequence MKESFKNERGKIIVENMVKIIQDNKNHLSEIDAQLGDGDHGINMNKGFSICYDRIKDKQLGFSESLEVLGNVLLNEIGGSMGPLYGVFFLEMAEVIKSKEVIDKFDFSKMLHKALEGIKELTDAKIGDKTLLDTLIPSIEAFDRTINNNGSFVEALNDLIESAEKGKDSTRDLISKYGRGNRLGEASKNILDAGAVSCYLILKSMSGSIKNLLESSSYL; translated from the coding sequence ATGAAAGAATCATTTAAGAATGAAAGAGGAAAAATAATTGTTGAAAATATGGTAAAAATTATTCAAGATAATAAAAATCATTTGAGTGAAATAGATGCTCAGTTAGGTGATGGAGATCATGGTATAAATATGAATAAAGGGTTTTCTATCTGTTATGATAGAATAAAAGATAAACAATTAGGGTTTTCCGAATCTTTAGAGGTTTTAGGAAATGTTTTACTAAATGAAATAGGTGGTTCGATGGGACCGTTGTATGGAGTGTTTTTTCTTGAAATGGCTGAAGTTATAAAAAGTAAAGAAGTTATTGATAAATTTGATTTTTCAAAAATGTTGCATAAAGCTTTAGAAGGGATTAAAGAGCTAACTGATGCTAAAATTGGAGATAAAACATTGTTAGATACCCTGATTCCATCGATAGAGGCTTTTGATAGAACTATAAATAACAATGGAAGTTTTGTGGAAGCTTTGAATGATTTAATAGAATCAGCAGAAAAGGGTAAGGATTCAACAAGAGATCTGATATCCAAATATGGCAGAGGAAATAGATTGGGAGAAGCTTCAAAAAACATTTTAGATGCAGGAGCTGTGTCTTGTTATCTCATATTGAAATCAATGTCAGGTTCTATAAAAAACTTACTTGAAAGTTCCTCTTATTTATAA
- a CDS encoding sugar ABC transporter ATP-binding protein: MALLEMKNIKKSYGGVKALKGIEFSLERRECHALVGENGAGKSTLIKCLTGATKMDSGKIILEGKEIVLNSPRDGLENGINAVYQEPMIYPQLSVVENLFIGKELRNVDGSINWKIEKRRALELLRRVGIKENILDYPMEELSTAFQQLVLIAKALLFTAKIIIFDEPTAILTEQETSRLFNIIIDLKNQGLGIIYISHRLEELEVIADRITIMRDGEVKGTFLQREINRDKIIELMAGKHILEKKKKEKSIGRTVLEVKNYSKEKLFKNITFDLKEGEILGFSGLVGAGRSELMQAIFGIIHPEEGELFFQNKPTEILDPEHAVKMGIAYLPEDRSSQGLFLNFSIIENIRISILDRFKKSFGFIDEESSFNLANNYLKLLEIKAPSVFTKVKNLSGGNQQKVLLSKWLAVNPRILILDEPTRGVDVAVKAEIHDLIINLSLQGMPIIVVSSELPEILKLSDRVIVMHEGEVTGVFEKEEINEKNLIKAGIGENT, from the coding sequence TTGGCATTACTAGAAATGAAAAATATCAAAAAAAGTTATGGAGGAGTTAAGGCCTTAAAAGGTATTGAATTTTCTTTAGAAAGAAGGGAATGTCATGCTTTAGTTGGAGAAAATGGAGCTGGGAAATCTACATTAATAAAATGTCTTACAGGAGCTACTAAAATGGATTCTGGAAAAATAATATTAGAAGGAAAGGAAATTGTTTTAAATTCTCCTAGGGATGGATTAGAAAATGGGATAAATGCTGTTTATCAAGAACCAATGATTTATCCCCAACTTAGTGTAGTAGAAAATCTTTTTATTGGTAAAGAGTTAAGAAATGTTGATGGTTCAATAAATTGGAAAATTGAAAAAAGAAGAGCTTTAGAACTTTTAAGAAGAGTGGGAATAAAAGAAAACATATTAGACTATCCTATGGAAGAGTTGTCAACAGCTTTTCAGCAATTAGTATTAATAGCAAAGGCACTTTTGTTTACTGCAAAAATAATAATTTTCGATGAACCTACTGCTATACTTACTGAGCAAGAAACTTCTAGACTTTTTAATATAATTATAGATTTAAAAAACCAGGGTTTAGGAATTATTTATATTAGTCATAGGTTGGAAGAGTTAGAAGTTATCGCAGATAGAATAACTATTATGAGAGACGGGGAAGTAAAAGGGACTTTTTTACAGAGAGAAATAAATAGAGATAAAATTATAGAATTAATGGCTGGCAAACATATTTTGGAAAAGAAGAAAAAAGAAAAATCTATAGGGAGGACCGTTTTAGAAGTAAAAAATTATAGTAAAGAGAAATTATTCAAAAATATAACTTTCGACTTAAAAGAAGGTGAAATATTAGGCTTTTCTGGTTTAGTTGGAGCGGGTAGAAGTGAATTAATGCAGGCAATTTTTGGAATTATCCATCCAGAAGAAGGAGAGCTCTTTTTTCAAAATAAACCTACAGAAATACTTGACCCAGAACATGCAGTTAAGATGGGAATAGCTTATTTACCTGAAGATAGAAGCTCTCAAGGACTTTTCTTGAATTTCAGTATTATAGAAAATATTAGAATAAGCATATTAGATCGTTTCAAAAAAAGTTTTGGTTTTATAGACGAAGAAAGTAGCTTTAATTTAGCCAATAATTACTTAAAATTATTAGAAATAAAAGCTCCCTCTGTTTTTACAAAGGTAAAAAATTTAAGCGGAGGTAATCAACAAAAGGTATTACTTTCTAAGTGGTTAGCTGTAAATCCGAGAATTTTGATTCTTGATGAACCAACTAGAGGTGTAGATGTTGCAGTTAAAGCGGAGATTCACGATTTAATTATTAATTTATCGCTCCAAGGTATGCCAATAATTGTCGTATCTTCAGAATTACCTGAAATTTTGAAATTAAGTGATAGAGTAATCGTAATGCATGAAGGAGAGGTCACCGGTGTATTTGAAAAAGAAGAAATAAACGAAAAAAATTTGATCAAAGCTGGAATTGGTGAAAATACATAG